The following are encoded in a window of Microcaecilia unicolor chromosome 7, aMicUni1.1, whole genome shotgun sequence genomic DNA:
- the LOC115474203 gene encoding nuclear fragile X mental retardation-interacting protein 2-like isoform X1, with amino-acid sequence MQKGIVASDENMNPQELWPSRKKEKYYKSEAEGRIRTKSGSWDTNGCGPDPEIETVSSRNEESTPLSPSNSMNIRNLQISERETIAPRQTQRPPAHHYSYHRHQSHYTDRSGPFQPGFRRNFRDFERKYRRDWVPRQNNAVNGYRPQHSGGISFESRGYTRMQKTKELLGTFEEQKGDSPEPHTVPTGSVKTGVNSASTHRSPGVADPPQPRDKVEGKPTSSTAGREETWSPFKQPPVFPVDNSSARTLPKISYASKVKENLEKRTPEPAVTSAAKTTMVPASAVKTTNSLPNCVLSTSQNDSYRTGATAATSAAFLPTSGAPSSPATPEPVPLRLESSPSSENGQSAPGSPPCAYSQNKEHLGAIFQNEWGLSFINDPNAGQAVSAGETPPLVPTNVLEVAAETEPQACQESASVKDWEAVVWYHMQEWDQLWNLHKLDPARVTMYSEPTDGKG; translated from the exons ATTGTTGCCAGCGATGAGAATATGAACCCCCAGGAGCTGTGGCCGAGTCGCAAGAAGGAGAAATATTACAAGAGTGAGGCAGAGGGCCGGATCAGGACCAAATCAG GGTCCTGGGACACTAATGGGTGCGGTCCTGACCCGGAGATTGAAACAGTGTCCAGTCGGAACGAGGAAAGCACCCCGTTGAGCCCATCAAACAGCATGAATATCCGTAACCTGCAGATTTCAGAGCGGGAGACCATAGCCCCTCGCCAGACACAGAGACCTCCTGCCCACCATTACAGTTACCACAGGCACCAATCACACTATACTGACCGCTCAGGGCCCTTCCAGCCAGGCTTCAGGAGGAACTTTAGGGACTTTGAGAGAAAGTACAGGAGGGACTGGGTTCCTCGGCAAAATAATGCAGTCAATGGCTATCGGCCTCAGCATTCCGGTGGCATCAGCTTTGAGAGCCGAGGTTATACACGAATGCAGAAGACCAAGGAGTTGCTAGGAACTTTTGAGGAGCAGAAGGGTGATTCCCCTGAGCCCCACACTGTACCTACTGGCAGTGTGAAAACTGGGGTGAATTCTGCTTCCACACATCGTTCACCAGGAGTTGCAGATCCGCCTCAGCCGCGTGACAAGGTGGAGGGGAAGCCAACTTCCAGCacggcagggagagaggagacttggtCTCCCTTCAAACAGCCACCAGTCTTTCCAGTAGACAACAGTAGTGCTCGCACCCTACCGAAGATCAGCTATGCTAGCAAGGTGAAAGAAAATCTAGAGAAGAGAACCCCAGAGCCTGCTGTAACCTCAGCAGCTAAGACCACCATGGTGCCTGCCTCAGCAGTGAAGACCACTAACAGCTTGCCCAACTGTGTGCTATCCACCAGCCAAAATGATTCGTATCGAACTGGCGCAACTGCAGCCACTTCTGCCGCTTTTCTCCCTACTTCAGGTGCTCCCTCATCTCCTGCAACCCCAGAGCCAGTGCCACTTCGTTTGGAATCCTCACCCAGCAGTGAGAATGGACAGAGTGCCCCTGGCTCTCCACCCTGTGCATATTCCCAGAATAAAGAGCACCTGGGTGCCATTTTTCAGAATGAGTGGGGGCTTTCCTTCATCAATGACCCAAATGCTGGGCAAGCAGTGTCTGCAGGAGAGACCCCGCCCCTCGTCCCCACTAACGTGCTGGAGGTAGCAGCAGAGACGGAGCCCCAAGCATGCCAGGAGTCTGCGAGTGTGAAGGACTGGGAGGCAGTGGTGTGGTATCACATGCAAG aaTGGGATCAGCTGTGGAATTTGCATAAATTAG
- the LOC115474203 gene encoding nuclear fragile X mental retardation-interacting protein 2-like isoform X2, with translation MNIRNLQISERETIAPRQTQRPPAHHYSYHRHQSHYTDRSGPFQPGFRRNFRDFERKYRRDWVPRQNNAVNGYRPQHSGGISFESRGYTRMQKTKELLGTFEEQKGDSPEPHTVPTGSVKTGVNSASTHRSPGVADPPQPRDKVEGKPTSSTAGREETWSPFKQPPVFPVDNSSARTLPKISYASKVKENLEKRTPEPAVTSAAKTTMVPASAVKTTNSLPNCVLSTSQNDSYRTGATAATSAAFLPTSGAPSSPATPEPVPLRLESSPSSENGQSAPGSPPCAYSQNKEHLGAIFQNEWGLSFINDPNAGQAVSAGETPPLVPTNVLEVAAETEPQACQESASVKDWEAVVWYHMQEWDQLWNLHKLDPARVTMYSEPTDGKG, from the exons ATGAATATCCGTAACCTGCAGATTTCAGAGCGGGAGACCATAGCCCCTCGCCAGACACAGAGACCTCCTGCCCACCATTACAGTTACCACAGGCACCAATCACACTATACTGACCGCTCAGGGCCCTTCCAGCCAGGCTTCAGGAGGAACTTTAGGGACTTTGAGAGAAAGTACAGGAGGGACTGGGTTCCTCGGCAAAATAATGCAGTCAATGGCTATCGGCCTCAGCATTCCGGTGGCATCAGCTTTGAGAGCCGAGGTTATACACGAATGCAGAAGACCAAGGAGTTGCTAGGAACTTTTGAGGAGCAGAAGGGTGATTCCCCTGAGCCCCACACTGTACCTACTGGCAGTGTGAAAACTGGGGTGAATTCTGCTTCCACACATCGTTCACCAGGAGTTGCAGATCCGCCTCAGCCGCGTGACAAGGTGGAGGGGAAGCCAACTTCCAGCacggcagggagagaggagacttggtCTCCCTTCAAACAGCCACCAGTCTTTCCAGTAGACAACAGTAGTGCTCGCACCCTACCGAAGATCAGCTATGCTAGCAAGGTGAAAGAAAATCTAGAGAAGAGAACCCCAGAGCCTGCTGTAACCTCAGCAGCTAAGACCACCATGGTGCCTGCCTCAGCAGTGAAGACCACTAACAGCTTGCCCAACTGTGTGCTATCCACCAGCCAAAATGATTCGTATCGAACTGGCGCAACTGCAGCCACTTCTGCCGCTTTTCTCCCTACTTCAGGTGCTCCCTCATCTCCTGCAACCCCAGAGCCAGTGCCACTTCGTTTGGAATCCTCACCCAGCAGTGAGAATGGACAGAGTGCCCCTGGCTCTCCACCCTGTGCATATTCCCAGAATAAAGAGCACCTGGGTGCCATTTTTCAGAATGAGTGGGGGCTTTCCTTCATCAATGACCCAAATGCTGGGCAAGCAGTGTCTGCAGGAGAGACCCCGCCCCTCGTCCCCACTAACGTGCTGGAGGTAGCAGCAGAGACGGAGCCCCAAGCATGCCAGGAGTCTGCGAGTGTGAAGGACTGGGAGGCAGTGGTGTGGTATCACATGCAAG aaTGGGATCAGCTGTGGAATTTGCATAAATTAG